The following coding sequences are from one Hippopotamus amphibius kiboko isolate mHipAmp2 chromosome 9, mHipAmp2.hap2, whole genome shotgun sequence window:
- the LOC130829014 gene encoding proline-rich protein 13-like, translated as MWNPNAGHQGPYPHPPNVGYPGGCNPAHPPPANPVCPPGPFRTPPGAPQGNPAFPPCGPCYPVPQPGYPGCQPSGPYPPPYPPPAPGMHPVNPLTPGMVGPGIVIDKKMQKKMKKAHKKKQKHHKHGKHSSSSSSSSSSDSD; from the coding sequence ATGTGGAATCCCAATGCCGGGCATCAAGGGCCATATCCACACCCGCCTAATGTCGGGTACCCTGGAGGTTGCAATCCTGCCCATCCACCACCGGCCAACCCTGTCTGTCCTCCAGGCCCCTTTCGGACTCCCCCAGGAGCACCCCAGGGGAATCCAGCCTTTCCCCCTTGTGGGCCCTGTTATCCTGTGCCACAACCAGGGTATCCAGGATGCCAACCCTCAGGTCCCTACCCCCCTCCATACCCACCACCTGCCCCTGGCATGCATCCTGTAAATCCATTGACTCCTGGCATGGTAGGACCAGGAATAGTGATTGACAAGAAGatgcagaagaaaatgaagaaagctcataaaaagaagcagaaacaccacaagcatggcaagcattcctcctcctcctcctcctcttccagcaGTGACTCTGATTGA